Genomic segment of Paenibacillus polymyxa:
AAAGAAGGGCTTTATGAGTTTAAAATGAGTTTGGCCGATGGAACGGAGTGCCGCGTTTTTTCTCAACGTAATCCGGAGTGGACCTTGACGAATATTAGTCGACTGCTAACGACGCCTTGCCCGGTATGCCATAAGGATTTTATCTGCAAGTGTATGGATAAGTTCCATGAGGAGTTTTTAGAGCAAATTAATACGAAACAGCTGTTTGAGAAAGCATTGAGCTAGTTTTTCGAACAGGTAAAGACTATACATTTCTAAACAAGCGTCGGATACTTTCGGCGTTTTTTTGTTTATCTTCATATGGTTGCGTTGCTGGTATTCATGCCGTTGATTTTCTTGGAGGTGAAATGCATTTATGAACCAGACTGATCATGCTCATTCAGATCATTCCATTGTGTTGGTAGATGGGGTATGCCACTTTTGTCAGGGAGCTGCCCGCTTTATTATCAAGCGTGACCCTAAGGGAACATTTCATTTTGGTTCCCTGCAATCCGAGGCAGGACAAGAACTATTACGTGCAGGAGGACTATCTACAGATCAGCTGGATACGTTCGTGCTGATTGAAGACGGAACGTATTATACAAGGTCCACCGCGGCTTTGCGAATTGCCAAACGTCTTCGTTTTCCATACCCGCTGGCCTATGTGTTCATCCTGGTTCCCCGCTTTGTGCGCAACGCTGTCTATAACTGGGTGGCGCGTAACCGATATCGTTGGTTTGGCAAGGATGAAGAGGATCAATGTCAGATCCCCCCACCAGAAATCAGACAACGATTTTTTTAGTTGCTTTTTTAAGTTTCTTTTTTGGAGCGATGTCTACGAATTAGTAAGATCACAGCGATCACGATTAGTATCAGGCTCGTAACAGCTACATACACGATATGTCGTACATTGGGTACGTTAACAGACAATTTTAGCTCGTTAGATTCCAAAGGAGCAATGTCCCAATACAGTGTTTTTCCGTCTTCCGACACACGGTCCGCATTATTGGTAGCAGGTTGGATGGGTAAGGATAGGCTGAAGTTAAGATCCAGCTGCCGCTCCAGTAATTTGCGCGCAAACACATTCATTTGCTCAAATTTGTCACTCATTCCTTGAGCTTCTTCAGGAAGCATCCGTGGTAGATCGAGCTTCATGGTAAGATCAATATTCGTTGTGAAAAAATGTTGGCTCACAGCGCGCTTTATTTCTAATCCCTCAGGTAGATTTAATCCCTGACTGGGATTTTTTTTGTTTGTGCTCCAATCTCCTTGATAATGCCCCTTGATTTGATATCCCTTTCTTCCCTGTTCAGCTAGCGGCTGTACATCTACATTGTTGCTTTGAATACGCTTGACTAATCGATCTAGCAGCCCGGGATTGTCCAACATCATCAGTGTCTGGTTGTTTACACTGAACGTTGCATCCAGATCTACACTTTGATCGAGATGAACATCTACATGGATGTCACCTCGAGCACAGGAAGTTAGGGCAAGCAGACAGCACACCAGCATAAAAATAAGCAGTATTTTTCGTATCCGAACTTGCCGACGTTTGTTCCGATAAGGGCTGTATCCTGTTGGCTCCATGACCTGCACCTCTTTATATGTATTCTTTGGTTTAACGATTGGATATCTTCTATATATTACACATTGGGAGAACGAAAATCGAACGGTATAACGAAATACATAAGAATTATATTTTTTAAAAATGTTTCCCTAGGTAAAAACTTTAGTGTATACTCTAAAATATAGTATTGATAAAAAATAATTGAATCAAGGAAATAGTTTGTCCCAAAACGAAGTTCAAAGGAGGATTTTAAAACATGAACAAGCAGTTTAAGAAGGCTTTGCCGCGATGGGTAACGACAGTTGGAGTATTGTCTCTAGCTCTGGTTTTAGCGACTGCATGTACCGATGCTAAGAAGAAGGAGCAGGGAACTGCGAGAGAAACAGGACAAAAAATAAAGGCTACGGCTACCATCGGTATGATCTCTGACATTGTCGGCAAGGTCGGCGGTAATCATGTGGAGGTCACGGGAATTATGAAGTCAGGCGTTGACCCGCATTTGTACAAGGCTTCTCAGGGAGATATGCGCAAGCTGGATCAGGCCGATGTTATTTTTTATAACGGGTTGCATCTGGAAGGAAAAATGCAGGACATTCTGGAGAAGATCAGCAAGCAAAAACCCGTCATACCCGTGTCCAAAAACATCGCACAGGATCAGTTGCGTGCAGGTAGCCCGGAAATGGGATCTGAGCATGATCCGCATATCTGGTTTAACGTACAGAATTGGATGTCTGCGGTAGAAACCGTCAGAGATGAATTGTCGGCGCTAGACGCTGTTCATGCGGAGGAATATAAGGCCAACGCAGAAGCCTATCTTACTGAGCTGCGAGAGCTGGATGATTATACGAGAAAGCAGATTGCCAGTATACCGGAAGCCCAGCG
This window contains:
- a CDS encoding thiol-disulfide oxidoreductase DCC family protein, whose translation is MNQTDHAHSDHSIVLVDGVCHFCQGAARFIIKRDPKGTFHFGSLQSEAGQELLRAGGLSTDQLDTFVLIEDGTYYTRSTAALRIAKRLRFPYPLAYVFILVPRFVRNAVYNWVARNRYRWFGKDEEDQCQIPPPEIRQRFF
- a CDS encoding DUF3153 domain-containing protein: MEPTGYSPYRNKRRQVRIRKILLIFMLVCCLLALTSCARGDIHVDVHLDQSVDLDATFSVNNQTLMMLDNPGLLDRLVKRIQSNNVDVQPLAEQGRKGYQIKGHYQGDWSTNKKNPSQGLNLPEGLEIKRAVSQHFFTTNIDLTMKLDLPRMLPEEAQGMSDKFEQMNVFARKLLERQLDLNFSLSLPIQPATNNADRVSEDGKTLYWDIAPLESNELKLSVNVPNVRHIVYVAVTSLILIVIAVILLIRRHRSKKET
- a CDS encoding metal ABC transporter solute-binding protein, Zn/Mn family, with the protein product MNKQFKKALPRWVTTVGVLSLALVLATACTDAKKKEQGTARETGQKIKATATIGMISDIVGKVGGNHVEVTGIMKSGVDPHLYKASQGDMRKLDQADVIFYNGLHLEGKMQDILEKISKQKPVIPVSKNIAQDQLRAGSPEMGSEHDPHIWFNVQNWMSAVETVRDELSALDAVHAEEYKANAEAYLTELRELDDYTRKQIASIPEAQRVLVTAHDAFGYFGDAYHIQVRGLQGMSTESEAGSQDVTKLRDYLVEHKIKAIFVESSVPRKAIDAVIQGAAQQGHTIKVGGELYSDAMGEEGTEDGTYIGMVKHNVNTIVKALK